The DNA window GACTAAGCTATCCCCTGACCGACTCGGTATCCCGGCTCTCAAGGTCCGTGTCCAACAGCTTCTCATGGACCGAACCAAAAGCGAGTTCCCCAAGGTTCGTGGAGACCTTGCGACTATTCTCAAAGAAACGGAAACACTTCTCAAAGATATGGGTCAGTCACGCAGCACTACTGAACAGCAACGTATCTATATTGGACAGATTGCTGCTCAGTTCACTCGTATCAAGCACTGTGGTCTTGATGGACAGTACAGCCGCGAGAATCTCTTCGACGCTGGCACAGATCTAAAGCTCATCACCCGAATTCGCGAAATCAATGAGGAGTTCGCAAAGTCCGTCTATGACTGGGGCGAGACACGAAAGTTCCACCGTCCTGGCGACAAAGAGGTGGCCCCAGCCCCtagcgaggaagatgaggcctcagaagaagcaaaggcctCGTCTACCGACGAACGTTGTGGTCTGTACCGCCGCGGGATCTCTTTTGACATCCCCAAGTTGGGAGAGCAAGAGCTGGAGGATGGGGTTCTTCATGATGCGTTCGAGTGGCCGGAGCCGAACGAAGAGGATATCATGCAGTATATCGAGAGGGAGTGGCTTTCTTCCCGTGCTTATGAACTCGGCACTGTAAGTATTGTCTTTTCCTGGCGCTTGCTTGGATGGATGTCCTGACGTATCTCTTAGTTCGGTGGTGAGATGCTACCCAAGAACTTCAAGGAGCAATCCAAGAAGTGGTCTGGCATGGCCCGAGCCCACATTGCCAATGCCATTCTCATTGTGCACCACTTCATCAGCAACGTCCTTGACAACTGCTGTCCCGACCCGGCTATTCGTGATGAGCTCTGGAATTTCCTCGTCGATGACCTGCAGACCCGGTACAAGCGTGCCGTCAACCACACCGAATTCCTCTTGAAGGTCGAGTTCGAAGGTCGCAGTATCACCTACAACCCCTCTTTTGGCAACAATCTAGCTGAGAACAGATCCAAGGGAGAAGATTTGGGCGAGCTGGTTGAGAAGACTACAAAAACTGCCTTGCAACAATCTTACGAAACAGATATCGAGGTTGCCAAGTACGTTCGTGACGCCGTCGAGGGTAGACCCAAGCCTACAAACCTAGCCACCATCTGCCAGGACATTCACGATGTTCTTTTGACCTACTACGACATCGCCCGCAGTCGATTTGTCGACGTTGTCTGCCGACAAGTCATCGATTTCTTTCTCCTCGACGATACCGACGGCCCTCTCACTGTTCTGTCTGACCAAGTTGTGTTTCACATGACACCTGAGCAACTCGAAGCTATTGCCGGCGAAGACATGCTCAGCCGTGATCGCCGTGAGAAGCTGACTCGTGATGTGGTAAACCTGAAGGAAGCGCTCAAGGTTCTCCGTGGATGATCTTTTGGTAGACGAGACAAAATCATTGGTCTTTGATTATGTTTGAGAAGGGCTACAGGGGCATAGACCGCGATGTTAGACTTTGAGAGAATTGGGATAGTATTGAGGTTCTCATAGATGGTTTGATAGTTGCAGCCTCTTGTAAGAAGTTGTAATAATAGACTGCGAATTCGAGCATCAGCCTTGCTAGCATGAAGTGCCAGTTGCCGTTTTCATTGGAATTCTCGTAGTTTGGTTGGTAATTGAACAGCACGCTATCATACGCTCTAGAAGTTTCACATTCATCATATGCACTCAGTTGGATTGCCAAAGTCTGCAACTCATAAATTGGGGATTCTTTGTATTCGTTATTCATTCGTACAAGTTGCGAAGCACTTCTGCTCCCAAGCCTCCAGATGTCGATGTTCAACTCGACAACTATGCAAAAACAAACATCCAAGGTATCATAGTCTAAATTTCATTATTCCACCAACGCCAGAGATATGCGAATCATGCGAACAACACCGATTTTGTCAATCCAGATCATTTCGTCAAGAGACTGCCAACATCCTGCAGTTGGACTGAGTTCAGCAGCGGAGGGGGTCCTCCTCTATCTATCCGTCCCCAGCCAGCTCCCCAAGTCGGCGGTGGCTGTGGAGGAGTAGATGAAGATGCAGGGGGGCCTGCTGGGAAGATTTCATCCTCTCCTGTACCAGAGCTTCGAGTGCTCAAAGCGATATCTGTACCGCTGCTCGACTTGGCCTTGCGGTGTCTTCTCCAGATCCGAGGTTTCCGAAGCCGAGACGTCTCAGCCATGAGCTCTGGCGATGTCATGATGCCAACGCGGTCATTCTTTCGGAAGTGACTCATTCTGGATCTAGGATACGAGAATCCTGCGGGTTGACCACCGACAAAGGGGTTCCAAGCCCTGAGCTTTGGCGACCCAAGACTGATACTACCATTGCATCCAGAATTGTAGCTTGTGCGGGGTTCTCCAGAAAGCTCCTCCAAGGTCATGCCCTTGGTCTCGGGGATCAATAAGGAAACCAGAGTACCAAACAACATGAAAAGGGCAAAGAGTTGAAGCAGTCGGTCCATGTTAGGTGAGCAATCGGTGCCCTTACAGCCCTCGGGTGATCCATGTCGCACCATAGGGATGCTGATGCCCTGCGCAATGATTGCCCCTATTTTGCCCATGGCGGCCGAGATGCCATGACCGGTCGATCGATATCGGGTAGGGAAACATTCGCCAGGAACGATGAAGGTGGTCGTGTTAGGGCCAGCATTGAAGAGAAACTGGCCCACAATGTAGAGCGCAAGCAACCCTCCCTGTGAGAGGCTCTTGTAAGCAAACCCAAGGATACAGAAGATAATAGTGAGTAGAAGAAATCCGAAAACCTGCAGCGGCTTGCGACCAAAGGTGTCGACGCTGAGAATGGCAGTCCAGTAGCCAGGGAGTGATCCAGCGCATGTCAAAATGATCATTCCAACAGCTTGGTTGTGAAGCTTTTCGAAAAGGGAGTTACCAGCACCATAGCCCACTGCTTGAAGGACAAAGGTGTTATTAAGGCCAAGACCATAGAAAGCGAGGTCCTTCAGAAAAGTTAGCGGGAGCCAAGCAACGTCAAATAACAGCACTTACCAAAAAGAACCAGGACAAGGTTGTTCCTAATAGCATCTTGAAATTGGCCCATTGGCGGAAGAAGGAAATAAGATCAGACCAGGACGCACGAGGGACGTCAAGACTACGTCCAGCGATACGCTTACTCCTGACTTGATGAACAACGTCAAAGGAACCCTTGGACTTGCTGGCAACGTATGCTTTGATGTCGGCATCGGCTTTCTCGACGTCGTGTTCCACATCAAAGGTATATCGAGGGGTCTCCGGGATAGTGATGCGGTAATAGAGGGCGGCACAGGCAGGAATGGCGCCCACTCCAACAATAATTCGCCATGCTCGGTCAGCGGCCAGTCGACACTCGAAACCGCATTGACTTTCATCAGCAGCACCGATAAAAGCGTCCTTGAAAGCAACAGTAGTGATTAGAGCAACAATAGCAGCTGCTAGCTGTCCAAGTCCCTGCATAGAGAAGACAGCAGCAACCATAGCGCCGCGCCACCTTGTCGGAGCGAACCTAGCGGGATCTCAGTCAGTTTGAGTTGATCAGGGCGTGTTAGGGGCTTGGTATGAACTAAACCCCAGCCACAAAGTCTGAATGGCAACATGACAGCGAGGATACTTACTCAGATGTAATGACACTTGAGAGCGGGTAGTCGCCGCCAATTCCAATGCCCTGGATATAGTCAGGAAATGCTGCGAAACGTAAAGTTTTTGCAGACTTACCATGATGATACGCCAAAAGATTAGGAGACCTGTCGATCCCATTGCAGGGCTAGACGAGATGAGAGCGCAGCAAAGCGTTGCCAGGATAATAATACCCAATTCGACACCATACATGCGGCGTCGACCAAAGCCACTATTTGAGTTGTCAGCACAATCTTGTCCATGAAATGATCGATATAGGCTGGTGGTACTAACTCGGCTAGCCATCCAAAGACGATCATTCCCACCACGATGCCGGCACTCGTAGAGGCCTTGAATGCCTGGTTAACCGGGTCAGGGAGATATCCATCATTGCCACTGAAGCCATTTTGAGGGTTAGGATCGCCCCAAAAGACAACTCCAAGGAGTAttgtgatgaggttgatggcaaAAATATCGTAAGAGTCAAGGAAGAAACCAACACCTGCTACTAATACAGCGCGGACATCTAATTTGGTCAGCATTGGCTTCAATAATAACCGGcgagaataaaataaatcACATACGGTAGGCGCCAAAAGGGACTTTATCAATCTCAGATAAAGCAAGACGGCGGCGGAGATTTGGGTCGGGGATGTGAGAGAAgtcgttgaagaagttgtgaAAAGCGTTATTACCACCCCAAGTGCGATCCTGCTGAGAGCCTGATGCTGGGGGAGGCAGCATGTCTTCGTCGTAGTCTGGCATTTTGAAGTTTAAGGCGAGTAAATATCGGGAGCGATGATATCCGTAATCGACGACATGGGTTGTTCTGTATGGGGATGCTTCGGGATGAGTTTCGCGATACCGATCTCCACCTCTTCGGGTGCTGCTCCGTTAAGAGATCAGGAATGCATAGAATCAAGACTCTGAATTTTTGTGGATTTCGCAGCAATTGATCCAACTCTTTGAATTATTTCCAGCCCAGTCTGGTCGATCCAGCAATACCGTCGTTTCCCCAAATTACGGTTTGTGACTGTCGAGTTGTTCACCTCACTTCGAAGATGATGGCCGCTCAAGATGATGTTccaacaagaagaccaaTATCTAACTTCCTTCTAATCCAATACCCCCAAATGAATCGACGATGATTTATCGAGGGCAAGAGAGAGTTGTTCTACAGTTCAAGTTCGACATCGAATACCATGGATCGGGATTTCGGCGTAGTTGACCGTCGGAGTATGCGGGTTCGTAGGTGTCGAGGGGATGCGACAGTCGGTGATACAGGTAAAGATAAGGCAAGGCCCTAGCAATGtacagagaagaagaggtaATAGAATGAACAAAATATTACGATctctccaacaacaacaacgatAGATGAAATGGGGAAGTGGGAGGATTCCAGACAGTTGGGATTGATAGGTAATAGGTAACTACGGCCGGATATAGCGTGCGAGACCGTGCTTGTCAAGGTACAGTACCTTCCTTGTAGTGGATGGGGGATGCCCTgggtgatggatggatgggtggTGATTTTGAGGCAGGTGCAATGGTGGAGACGCATCTGCGCACGCCTTCCATAATGGAATATCCGGCCAAGCCACTGCCCACTGTGgaagccgaggaagaagcaagatGGAAAGTCCACTGCACACCCACTCAAGTCTCCCCGAACCAGTCAGAGTTGAGCATTGGATGCAGACCACTGAGATGAATGGAACACCAAGTTGCCCATGCTTTTAGAGAGCCCACAAGGCCCGCCTTGTTCGAAGCAGGTCATTCTGTTAACCACCTCCTCCTTCGAGCATAGTATATGAGTCCGTACAGGAAAAAAGGTCCAGCTCTAGAGAAATCGATAGTGCAATCTTGCTCAGGTGAATCTCAGCCCAGGGTTTCATACTCAGCTAGAACCCCGTCACTCCAGACTCAAAGAGACTCCCTTTTCAAGCAGATGCACCCTTGCGCACCCCATGCAATCCACTAGATCAGCAGAGCCAATTGGAAAGGATCGGAGGTCAGTGGCCAAACTCGCCCTGGTGGAGAGCATTCGAACCTATGTAACGCCCGCGTCTTACACTGAGATGGCTGCCCCCCACTTGAAGGAACAGGGTCGTTTTTGTGTGTAGTGAGTTTTTGGGTGTGATGAGATTTGGGATGTCATTAACAGAGTCTATTCAATAAGAGGCTTGCATGTCAATTGAGGCTATTTCGTGGCTATTCTTACGCAGGGACATCTTGAACCCGGTTCGCTTGAGCTTTTTCAACTCCCAAATTTGACGCTGTGTCACAGAAATTAGATGTGATGCACTCCGTCAGACTTGACTTGTCAGACAAGGAAGACCCCCTTGGCCCCTGTTTTTCCAGAACAAATCACTGACAAACCTTGTGCCTAAGGCATCGATCCATGTGTTTTCCTCAGGGAGTAAGAAAGTTTCCGACATTAAGCtagggtgccaaaataaactaGCCTAAAGGCTCCCCAAAGCATACTAGCCTTTACCTCAACTTTTCTGTTGCTTAGAGAAAATgtcccaagttttcttgcctctcctTGCATAGGAAGGCTTCCAGAAACAATAGAGTCGTTCCATGGGATCCATCATCCACATCATTCCGCATTGGGCTCACCACTCAATCTCACCACGGTCACTTGGTCGCAGATCTCGCCGAACGGCAACTTTCGTGATTTGACCGGCGCTTCTTTCACTTCTATTCACGCCCTTTGATCGACGCCGTGTGATGAATGACCTGAATTCGTATCCTACATCCGAAGGTATCATCAcatcgatgacgatggattgAAAAAGATCGGCAATGTTATCTGCATCACACTCACACAAACGTCTTATCGAATTTCCCCTCATCTCGTGTCGAGGCCTATCAACACGTGCAGTCCGTCAACAACATTGATGACAGGAAAAAGCACCGAAACGGGCGTGTTCACTGCTTGCTTGTACGTAAACGCTACACATTGTGCAACCCGCCCAGGCAAATACAGTGGGTTTATTCCCCTACACAATCCTAAAAGAGCCTACGGCAAGATCACTCCCAACTGGGTCGTGCACGGCTGTCGTCGCATGAAGAAACACGGATAGCAGTGTAACACGATAAACgtgactctgactctgacttaTCCATTACTCAACCCCATGTGAAACGACACCGGGTTTCCTCTTTCTAATTCTccaagagaaaacaagacaaggGCCCCATCTTTTTGCACGTTTACTTTTGTCAGTTTCTCAGAAGAAACTCCACCATATCAGCTTCGAAAATGCTTCTAGCCGCATTCTCAAGTTTGCCACGGTATGCATGGATCTCAGAAAGAACAATGGCTCTCGCCTGATATTAACGAAACGAGTAACGCATTACGGGTCTTGTTGCTCTGTGCCTGGATTTGCTTTGCTAATCCTATCAACCTGCGACGCTTGCCGCTTGAAACCGTTACCTAAAGAATACCTCTAGGCAATTTGCTACAGATTTTTCTGTTG is part of the Fusarium fujikuroi IMI 58289 draft genome, chromosome FFUJ_chr07 genome and encodes:
- a CDS encoding probable high-affinity phosphate permease, phosphate-repressible, with protein sequence MPDYDEDMLPPPASGSQQDRTWGGNNAFHNFFNDFSHIPDPNLRRRLALSEIDKVPFGAYHVRAVLVAGVGFFLDSYDIFAINLITILLGVVFWGDPNPQNGFSGNDGYLPDPVNQAFKASTSAGIVVGMIVFGWLADGFGRRRMYGVELGIIILATLCCALISSSPAMGSTGLLIFWRIIMGIGIGGDYPLSSVITSEFAPTRWRGAMVAAVFSMQGLGQLAAAIVALITTVAFKDAFIGAADESQCGFECRLAADRAWRIIVGVGAIPACAALYYRITIPETPRYTFDVEHDVEKADADIKAYVASKSKGSFDVVHQVRSKRIAGRSLDVPRASWSDLISFFRQWANFKMLLGTTLSWFFLDLAFYGLGLNNTFVLQAVGYGAGNSLFEKLHNQAVGMIILTCAGSLPGYWTAILSVDTFGRKPLQVFGFLLLTIIFCILGFAYKSLSQGGLLALYIVGQFLFNAGPNTTTFIVPGECFPTRYRSTGHGISAAMGKIGAIIAQGISIPMVRHGSPEGCKGTDCSPNMDRLLQLFALFMLFGTLVSLLIPETKGMTLEELSGEPRTSYNSGCNGSISLGSPKLRAWNPFVGGQPAGFSYPRSRMSHFRKNDRVGIMTSPELMAETSRLRKPRIWRRHRKAKSSSGTDIALSTRSSGTGEDEIFPAGPPASSSTPPQPPPTWGAGWGRIDRGGPPPLLNSVQLQDVGSLLTK
- a CDS encoding related to Mx protein, with amino-acid sequence MTTAKKVKSEQGLGNRALLDKMDKLRELGISNMVPLPQMVVVGDQSAGKSSVLESLTGFHFPRSVTLCTRHATEIICRREETESIVVSIHAVDADEEQAKSFHRTATNLDADEFAQIFQDAAKVMGIKSESDDGSTGSAFSRDVLRVEISGPNEDHLTVIDVPGMFEYVTPGVTAKEDIQLVKNMVQKYIQESRTIILAVVPCNGDIANQKILTLAKEVDPEGKRTLGVLTKPDLAVEEATKAVVVDLVRGKRRDLQLGYCVVKNRSADDSSSSAEERTRAEKEFFSKAPWTKLSPDRLGIPALKVRVQQLLMDRTKSEFPKVRGDLATILKETETLLKDMGQSRSTTEQQRIYIGQIAAQFTRIKHCGLDGQYSRENLFDAGTDLKLITRIREINEEFAKSVYDWGETRKFHRPGDKEVAPAPSEEDEASEEAKASSTDERCGLYRRGISFDIPKLGEQELEDGVLHDAFEWPEPNEEDIMQYIEREWLSSRAYELGTFGGEMLPKNFKEQSKKWSGMARAHIANAILIVHHFISNVLDNCCPDPAIRDELWNFLVDDLQTRYKRAVNHTEFLLKVEFEGRSITYNPSFGNNLAENRSKGEDLGELVEKTTKTALQQSYETDIEVAKYVRDAVEGRPKPTNLATICQDIHDVLLTYYDIARSRFVDVVCRQVIDFFLLDDTDGPLTVLSDQVVFHMTPEQLEAIAGEDMLSRDRREKLTRDVVNLKEALKVLRG